A section of the Mesorhizobium loti genome encodes:
- a CDS encoding DMT family transporter, producing the protein MNDMVRGTVEMSAAMAILGTIGWFVIMSGQPIMDVVFWRCAFGAATLLVICTSLGLLRDRPPLRIIGLAALGGAAIVVNWLLLFGAFSRASISIATAVYNTQPFMLVGFGALFFAERLTLAKLTWLTIAFVGMVLIVEAAPDAGDVGTNYFAGILMALAAAFFWAVAAIVTKKLKGTPPHLIALIQVCVGVVMLAPFANLSHPLTDPWSWAMLATLGIVHTGLMYILMYGAIQKLPTHLQGSLSFIYPVVAILVDVIAFGHRLHPSQVVGAAAILIAAAGMNLGWSLWKPKPRVTSPQPIE; encoded by the coding sequence ATGAACGATATGGTACGCGGCACGGTCGAAATGTCGGCCGCAATGGCGATCCTGGGCACGATCGGATGGTTCGTCATCATGTCCGGCCAGCCGATCATGGACGTCGTGTTCTGGCGCTGCGCGTTCGGCGCGGCGACCCTGCTTGTCATCTGCACTTCGCTCGGCTTGCTGCGCGACAGGCCGCCCCTGCGCATCATCGGCCTGGCCGCGCTTGGCGGCGCGGCCATCGTCGTCAACTGGCTGCTTCTGTTCGGCGCCTTCTCGCGCGCCTCGATCTCGATCGCCACCGCCGTCTACAACACCCAGCCCTTCATGCTGGTCGGGTTCGGCGCGCTCTTCTTCGCCGAACGGCTGACGCTGGCCAAGCTGACCTGGCTGACAATAGCCTTCGTCGGCATGGTGCTGATCGTCGAAGCCGCCCCTGACGCCGGCGATGTCGGCACCAACTATTTTGCTGGCATCCTGATGGCACTGGCCGCGGCCTTCTTCTGGGCCGTCGCGGCCATCGTCACCAAGAAGCTCAAGGGCACGCCGCCGCATCTGATCGCGCTGATCCAGGTCTGCGTCGGCGTCGTCATGCTGGCCCCCTTCGCCAATCTTTCGCATCCTCTCACCGACCCGTGGAGCTGGGCCATGCTGGCGACGCTGGGCATCGTCCACACCGGCCTGATGTACATATTGATGTACGGCGCCATCCAGAAGCTGCCGACGCATCTGCAGGGCTCGCTGTCCTTCATCTATCCGGTCGTCGCAATCCTGGTCGACGTCATCGCCTTCGGCCACCGGCTGCATCCGAGCCAGGTCGTCGGTGCCGCAGCCATCCTGATC
- a CDS encoding Lrp/AsnC family transcriptional regulator, giving the protein MLDDLDRNLLEILVRDARTSLKDLAAQVGLSSPSVSERLRRLEERGVIRAFTVEIDPLALGYTLQAIVRIKPLPGKLHIVQKLIEEIAEFGECDKVTGDDCFVARLFVRSIGELDGILDRIADKAETSTAIIKAQPIRRRPPPLGVPA; this is encoded by the coding sequence ATGCTGGACGATCTCGACCGAAACCTCCTCGAAATCCTGGTGCGCGATGCACGGACCTCGCTGAAGGACCTGGCTGCCCAGGTCGGGCTGTCGTCGCCGAGCGTTTCGGAGCGGCTACGGCGGCTCGAGGAGCGCGGCGTCATCCGGGCGTTCACCGTCGAGATCGATCCTCTGGCGCTCGGCTATACGCTGCAGGCGATCGTGCGCATCAAGCCTTTGCCGGGCAAGCTGCACATCGTCCAGAAATTGATCGAGGAGATCGCCGAGTTTGGCGAATGCGACAAGGTGACGGGTGACGACTGTTTCGTCGCCCGTCTGTTCGTGCGCTCCATCGGCGAGCTCGACGGCATTCTCGACCGCATTGCCGACAAGGCCGAGACAAGCACCGCCATCATCAAGGCGCAGCCGATCCGGCGGCGGCCGCCACCGCTCGGGGTACCGGCCTGA
- a CDS encoding class I SAM-dependent methyltransferase, whose amino-acid sequence MAQNIYDQPEFFAGYSQLGRSIEGLDGAAEWPALRAMLPEVGGLRIVDLGCGFGWFCRWAHEHGASHVLGLDLSEKMLARARAVGPDTGIAYERADLDHLSLPPGGFDLVYSSLALHYVEDVARLFSMVHQALSPGGHFVFSTEHPIYMAPTRPGWVIDAEGRRTWPVDRYLVEGPRETDWLAKGVVKHHRTIGTTLNALIKSGFTIGHVEEFRPTDAQVAARPELAEELERPMFLLVSARR is encoded by the coding sequence ATGGCGCAAAATATCTACGACCAGCCGGAGTTCTTCGCGGGCTACAGCCAGCTTGGCCGGTCGATCGAAGGCCTGGACGGTGCCGCCGAATGGCCGGCGCTGCGCGCGATGCTCCCTGAAGTCGGCGGCCTGCGGATCGTCGACCTCGGCTGCGGTTTCGGCTGGTTCTGCCGCTGGGCGCATGAGCACGGAGCGAGCCACGTCCTTGGGCTAGACCTGTCGGAGAAGATGCTGGCCCGGGCAAGAGCCGTCGGCCCGGACACCGGCATCGCCTATGAGCGGGCCGACCTCGACCATCTCAGCCTGCCGCCAGGCGGATTCGATCTCGTCTACAGCTCGCTTGCCCTGCACTATGTGGAGGATGTGGCGCGCCTGTTCAGCATGGTGCACCAGGCCTTGTCGCCCGGCGGGCATTTCGTCTTCTCCACCGAACATCCGATCTACATGGCCCCGACCAGGCCCGGCTGGGTGATCGACGCCGAGGGCCGCAGGACATGGCCTGTCGATCGCTATCTGGTGGAAGGTCCGCGCGAAACAGACTGGCTGGCCAAGGGCGTGGTGAAACACCACCGCACCATCGGCACGACGCTCAACGCGCTGATCAAGTCCGGCTTCACGATCGGGCATGTCGAGGAATTCCGGCCCACGGATGCGCAGGTCGCGGCCAGGCCCGAACTGGCCGAAGAACTCGAGCGGCCGATGTTCCTGCTGGTCTCGGCGCGTCGATAG